A stretch of DNA from Bacteroidales bacterium:
AAGTTATAAGGGTAATCCTCCTTTTGTACCAGCCACCAACACGATCCATAGTATCATTAAACCAGTTCTCAAGCAAAATTTTAAAATTCTCAAGTTTATTCTCCGATTCGTTCAAAAATTCAATCAGAAGTTTACCTGTTTCGGTATCCTTAAGGAATTTACCAGTTACTGGATCTTTGAAATCTTCTACAGATTTCCGAACCATCTCAAATGTGGTTTCCCCATCAACTTCCTCGTTTTTTAGAACATAGATTAGTGCCTTTACAAAGTTTCGAGAGTGTATGTATGATGGTTTCTTTAAAGAGAATCGAGATCCCTTACTCATATACTTTATGAGCGGAGTTTCATAAATTTTTTTGGATAAAAGGGATTGTTTGTCATCATCATCGAGCATGCGTTCAATGCCTTTTACAAGGTTTCGGGCACGTAGTTGACTATACGTTGCAATAAGTTCAACAATTGTGGTTGTAAGTAGGCTGTAAAGGGTATATATGAATACTAAGCCAATAACAACATCAAGGGCAATGCTTCCAGTCATAATTATCTGTTTTGAAATGCTAAGTTAAACAATGAGTATATGTTTATAAATATCCTGTTCAGGTGATATAGAATTGATTTAATAAATTTCTACCCTGTGTGTAAATATTTGAGAATTGCTTCGGAGCGATTCTTTACGTGTAATTTAGGATAAATATGCTTTAAATGACTTTTAACAGTTTGAATGCTAATACCTTTTCTCTTTGCAATTTCTTTGTAAAGCAAGCCTTTTGAAAGAAGATTCATAATTTCAATTTCACGATTGGTAAGGTCTTTAGTATTCTCCCAGCACTTTAGGTGGAAATTTTTAAATGATTTAATTATTCGGTTTGAAACGAACGGTTCTGATGATTTAACCTCATTATCTGCCAATTTAATTTCATCTACAATCGATTTTGTATAATTCACCTTATGAATTACCCAATTGGCACACGCTAAAACCCGTTTCTGTTCATTCTTCTCATCTATTTCCGTTGAAAGCAAAACATAAATCTGAACCTGTTTTTTCCGAATCTTTTTAACTAATTCCTTACCTTGATTACCATTTAGTTGAACATTAAAAACAAGCACCCTGTTTTCTTGGAAATTATTAATAATAAACTGCTCATCCTGAAACTCAAAACTATTAGTAGTTTGAATTGGGGTTTCATTATTAAGAACATTAATTTTATTGCTATACTCTTCCTCCAAACTATCAATGACATCTTGTTTTATCATACTAGAACAAGGTTTAGAGATTTCAATATAAAATTAAACAATAAAATTCTCTTAGCCAATATTTTAATTAAATATTTTAAAAATTTTCATTGAATTGTTTATCAGAAGAAAAACTTTTACTTTCCCAATATAAATTCATAAAAAAAGCGTTCGGGTTTTAACCCGAACGCTTTTTATTTCTAAAATGCAAATATAAGAAACTTCGAACTACTCTAAACCACGCTTCTTTAGCAATGGTATTAATGATGGTTCTTGTCCTCTGAACTTATTATACTGAACCATTCCCTCATCGTTTCCCCCTTCGGTTAAGACATGCTTTCTAAACTTGTTTGCTAGATCTTTATTGAAAATATCGCCCGAATCAACAAAAACTTGGTAAACATCTGAATCGAGAACAGCTGCCCATAGGTAAACATAATAACCAGCAGCATATCCATCAACAATATGCGCAAAATAGGTTGAACGATATCGTGGAATGATCTCCTTCATGAGGTGGATTCTATCCATCGATTTCTTCTCAAAATCGAGGACATCAATTTTCTTAGATTCCTGAATGCTATGCCAATCAAGATCTAAAACTGATGCTGCTATGTATTCAACGGTTTCAAAAGCTTGGTTGAAAGTAAGACTTTTTTGAAGTTTTTCAAGAAGTTCTTTAGGGATTATTTCGCCAGTTTTATAATGCTTAGCGTAAACATTTAAAACTTCAGGAGCTCCAGCCCAATTCTCATCAACCTGAGATGGGAGTTCAATCATATCATTGGGTAAATTCCCTGCAATTCGGTTATACTTGCCATCAATTGACAAACCATGAAGCGCATGTCCAAATTCATGGAAAAGTGTATTCACCTCGTCCCATGTTAAAAGGGAAGGAGTATCAGCAGTAGGCTTAGTCACATTGGTCACTACAGTAACAATTGGGGGAACTCTTTTACCGTTTTCATCATAGTATTGATCCCTATAATTGCCACACCAAGCACCTGCCTGTTTACTCTCACGTGGAAAATAATCTAGGTATAAAACACCAGCATGACTACCATCAGCCTCTTTTACTTCAAAGGCCTCTACATCTGGGTAATATACAGGAACATTGGTTAACTTAGTAAAGGTTAGTCCGTAAAGTTTTTTTGCAACGTAAAACATCCCTTCACGAACATTACTTAATTCAAAGTAAGGTTTAATCTCTGATTCATCCAGATTGTATTTCTCTTTTCTCAATTTTTCTGCATAATACCACCAATCCCAAGTATCGAAC
This window harbors:
- a CDS encoding response regulator transcription factor, with the protein product MIKQDVIDSLEEEYSNKINVLNNETPIQTTNSFEFQDEQFIINNFQENRVLVFNVQLNGNQGKELVKKIRKKQVQIYVLLSTEIDEKNEQKRVLACANWVIHKVNYTKSIVDEIKLADNEVKSSEPFVSNRIIKSFKNFHLKCWENTKDLTNREIEIMNLLSKGLLYKEIAKRKGISIQTVKSHLKHIYPKLHVKNRSEAILKYLHTG